In the Halorubrum ruber genome, GCCCACGCCGCCGAGCAGGCGACGTTCCTCGAAGCGGTTGCCGCGGGCGAGGCGCCAACACTCAACACCGTTGAGGAGGGACTGCGCGTTCAGCGCGTCATCGACGCCATCTACCGGTCCTCCGAGACCGGCGCGGCGGTTCGGCTGGACTGAGCCGGAAAGATTCCAACTCGGCGACGATGTTTTATAAGATAGTGCGGTGGCGCGTGCCTGCGAGCGGCCGCCCCCGGCGGCCGCGAGACAGCACGCGCGAGGGAGTCGCTGGCGGCGCCAGCCGCCAGCGACGAGGCTGGGGAGGTATGAGGTGCGGTGTGGGGCGGGGTGGGACTCGAAGGGGCAGTCGCGAGGACGCCGCAGGCGACGGTAGGACCGCAAGGAACGAGCGAAGCGAGTGACTGAGGACCGCCCCGAGCGTGCGGCGTCCTCGCGACTGGGGCTTCGGTGGTGTTCGTGCCGATCCGCGATTTATAGGCAACTGTGTACAGCCGAGCGCCTGAGGGCACGACGGCCTCAGTTACCGAATCCCTCCCGCCGAAAGCGCTCACGTATCGTCCGCGATGGGAACCTATTCGGTGCTGGGGGCCGTCCTCGCGGACAACTCGTGACCCGCGATCCCGGCCCCACGCCGCCCTCCGAACGGATCACAAGCCTCGACGCGCTCCGGGGGTTCGCGCTGCTCGGCATCCTCGTCATCAACGTCCGCGTCTTCTCGATGCCGGAGCAGACCCTGCTCAACCCCAACGTGTACGGCGACTTCACGGGGCTCAACTACTGGACGTGGTTCCTCGGCCACGTGTTCGCGCAGTCGAAGTTCATCACGATCTTCTCGGCGCTGTTCGGCGCGGGCGTCCTCATGTTCATCGAGAGCAAAGAAGAGAAGGGGCAAGACGCCGTCCGCCTCCACCTCCGGCGGACCGCGGTGCTGATCGCGGTCGGACTCCTCCACGCGTACCTGCTTTGGTACGGTGACATCCTCGTCGCGTACGGGTTCACCGGGATCTTCCTGCTGTTCGTCCGCGACCTCGACGCGCGCCGGCTCGCCGGGCTCGCCGGGATCTTCCTGCTATTCATCCCCGCGATCGAGCTGTTCGCCGCGGTCTCGATCGGGGGCGAGGCGCTCGCCGGGCAGTGGCTGCCCTCGGAGGCCGCGATCCGACAGGAGCTGGCCGCCTACCGCGGCGGCTGGCTCGACCAGATGAGCCACCGCGTCGACTCCTCGTTCCAGCGGCAGACGTCCGGCTTCATCGGATCGAGCTTCTGGCGCGTCGGCGGCGTCATGCTGCTCGGTATGGCGCTGTACAAGCGCGGCGTGCTGACCGGGGAGCGGTCGACGGCGTTCTACCGTCGGCTCGTCGCGGGCGGCGCCGTCGGCGTCGGGATCGTTGTCGCGGGCGTGGCCTACATCGAGGCGAACGACTGGAGCGCGGGCGCCGCGCTGTACTGGCGGCAGTTCAACTACGTCGGGAGCCTCCTCGTCGCCGGCGGCTACGTCGGACTGGTCACCCTGTTCGTCCGCTGGCGCGGCGAGGGCGTCGTGACGCGCGCGCTCGCCGCGGTCGGCCGGACCGCGTTCACGAACTACCTGCTCCAGACGGTCATCGCGACGACGATCTTCTACGGGCACGGCTTCGGGCTGTTCGGCTACGTCAGCCGGGTTGAGGCGATGGGGATCGTCGTCGGGATCTGGGCGGTCCAGATCGTCCTCTCGGTGGTCTGGCTCCGGTACTTCCGGTTCGGTCCCGTCGAGTGGGTGTGGCGGACGCTCACCTACGGGGAGGCGCAGCCGATGCGGCTCGGGAACTGACCGACGCCGCCCGCGCCGGCGGCGGTCCCGCCGCGCCCGTTCTCCGAACTGAGACTCGCGAGGACACGTTCAACACTCTTCCGCCGAACCCCCGCGTATGACCGGCTTTGACGTCCACGACCACCGCCACGAGCTGAAACAGCTCCGCGATTCGGGCGCGACGAGCCTCTGGGAAAACCGCGAGGGGATGGCGTGTCCCGTCTGCGACGACGTCTTCTCGCGGCTGTTCGTCACCCGACAGGCGGGGACGACGTTCCCCGAGAACGACGGCGCGCGGTTCTGCCTGCTCCGCGACGGCGACGCGGTCTATCTGTTCAGGCACTGAGCGCACAGGGATCGGTTATACGGAGCGGCGGCTCCGTTGAAATTCTTTCTTCAGACACATGTTCGCCTGAAACGACTGGTCGCTGAAGAGTGTGAATCGATCGCTGAGAATCCTCCCAGCTCGAGACGAACCGACTACGCACTCGCGGGGGCGCTGTCGGCATCGCCGTCATCGATGAGCGGGTAGTCGATGTGGACTTCGATGCGGTCGAACGGGACGACTGGTTGTATCGCGCCGCCGGGGCCGCCCTCTTCGAGCGTAAGGATACCGAGTACTTCCAGCTGCTTCAGGTCAGAGTGGACGTCGGATACGTCTCTCTCGACGAGCCGCGCCGCTTCGCGCATGCTTTCGGGAGTTTCCTCGGCGATCGCTCGGATGAGATTCAGGCGGAGCGGGGTGAGACTGTCGACGAAGTCGTCGTAGGTTCCGAACTGGAGCGTCGCCTTTCCGTCCTGGTCGTCGTCCTCGACGTCCTGGACGAACTGGAGTGCGTTTTCCCGGAGCTGTTCTCGGTCGCCGACGGTGATGTGGAGTGTGGTCATGGGTGGGGTGGCGGTGTGTCAGGTGGTGTTCGATCAGTGCGGTCGGGGTGGGTCGCCGCCGACGGCGTCCCAGTACTCATCCGCACTCGCCCAGAACTCGACAAGGCTGGCTTCGACGTGCGTGTACAGGAAGAACGGCTCTGCGGGCATCCTGTACGTGTTGGGACACCACTCAACTGCATAAGCGTTGGACAGAAATCCAACACCGAACGGGAACAATGCGAGCGCGGTGGACAGTTCCGAAGTCCAAGCAGCGAGGTTGTACAATGCTGTCATTACTTATAAACCGACGATCGTCACGAACCCCACCGAAGCTCCAGTCGCTCATTTATAAGACGTTGAGGACAGGTCGGCGACGAACACCACCGAAGCCCCAGTCGCTCATTTATAAGACGTTGAGGACAGGTCGGCGACGAACCCCACCGAAGCTCCAGTCGCTCATTTATAAGACGTTGAGGCAGGCCAGCGAGGAACACCACCGAAGCCCCAGTCGCTCATTTATAAGACGTTGAGGACAGGTCGGCGACGAACCCCACCGAAGCTCCAGTCGCTCATTTATAAGACGTTGAGGCAGGCCAGCGAGGAACACCACCGAAGCCCCAGTCGCTCATTTATAAGACGTTGAGGACAGGTCGGCGACGAACACCACCGAAGCCCCAGCCGCGAGGCGGGCGCACGCTCGCTGCGCTCCTCACTCGTTCGCTTCGCTCCCTCGCTGCGGTGCTTGCGTCGCCTGCGCCCGCCTCGCGGCTGCCCCTTCGAGTCCCGCCCCGCACTGCTCCGCACAGCGCCTCACGCCTCCCCAGCCTCGTCGGTCGCCTCCGCGTTGCTCCGGCGACCGACTCCCTCGCACGCGCTCCTCGCGGCCGCCTTCGGCGGCCACTCGGAGGCGCGCGCCACCGCACCGCAGATCGGTCCTTGCTCTCCCTGTATTGAGCGCGATTGGGCCGGAATATCTCACTTATTACGGATCTCAGCGGATCCAGGGCGGCTCAGTCGTCGCCCACGGGGTCGACGCCGGGGTCGGGGTCGTCAATGTAGCGCTCGGTCCACGTGCCGCGGGAGAACCACGCGACGCCGACGACCGCGCCGAGGACGTTGCCGAGCGCCATCCCGACCCAGACGCCGGTCTCGCCCCAGCCGGCGACGAACACGAGGTACGCCACGCTCGCGACCCGGCCCACCCAGAGGGTGAGGATGGAGATGACCATCGCGGTCTTCGTGTTGCCGGCGCCGCGGAACGCGCCTAAGATCACCTGCGAGACGCCGATGAAGGCGAACTCGACCGACCGGATACGGACGTACTCGACCGCGTACGAGATCGTCGCCGGCGCGTCCGGCACGTCGCCGAGGAACGCCCCCACGATCGGCTCGGTGAACGCGACGGCGACGACCGCGACGAGGAACATCACGCCCGCGCCGGTCGTGGCGGCGAACTTCACCGCCTTGGCGGCGCGGTCGGCGCGGTCGGCGCCGAGGTTCTGCCCGACCATCGTGTCGATAGCGCGGCCGAGCCCCATCGCGGGGAGGAAGACGAGCGAGATGAGGCGGTTGCCGAGGCCGTACGCCGCGACGACGGGCGGCGAGAAGGTGACGATCATCGCGGTGAGGGTGATCATCGCGAGCGCGCTCGTCGTCTGCTCGACGCTGGAGGGGAGCCCGAGCCGGAAGATGTCCCGGATAAAATCGAGGTCCGGGACGAGGTGGCCGAAGGTCACGTCGGGACCGTAGCCGGTCCCGAACAGGATCCAGAGCCCGATAGCGGTCGCGACGCCGCGCGAGAGGATCGTCGCGAGCGCGGCGCCCTGAATGCCGATCCCGGTGATCCCCGTCGCCGAGAGCAGGGTCGCCTCCAGCGCGACCGGGTCGAGCGCGGCGACGCCGGGCACCGCGGCGAGCCACCCGAACAGGGGGTTCCCCTCGAACCCGAAGATGAAGAACGGGTCGAGCAGGACGTTCAGGAGGACGGAAATGAACATGACCGCCATCGGCGTCCGCGTGTCGCCGTAGCCGCGCATCAGCGCCGAGAAGACGAAGAAGCCGAACATCAGGGGGATCCCGGCGAAGATGACCTCCATGTAGTCGGCCGCGAGCGGGATCACCGTCGCCGCGGTGTCCGCGTCGCTCGGCAGGATCTCGAGCGCCGGACGGGTGTAGAAGTAGCCGCCGATCCCGATGAACACGGACAGCACCGAGACGGTGAAGATGGTCTGTCCCGCCACGAGCCCGGCGGACCCCTCGCCGTCCGCGCCGGTGTACTGCGCGACGAGGATCGCGCCCGCGGTCGTGAACCCGCCGGCGACCGCGATCAGCAGGAAGATGAGGGGGAACGCGAGGCTGATCGCGCCGACGGCCTCCGCCGAGAGCCGGCCGAGGTAGAGGGTGTCGACGATGTTGTACGTCACCTGCAGCAGCTGGATGACGACGATCGGCCACGCGAGGCGGAACAGCGGCCGGAGGAGGCTCCCCTCGGTGATCGACTCGTCGTCGAGCGGGCCGTCGTCGTCGCCGGGGCCACCGGACGGACCGGCGACGGGGCCGTCCGGCGGGTTGCCGGATGGGCCGTCGGGCGAACCGTCGTCGGATGGGCCGTCGGGCGAACCGTCGTCGGAGGGGCCGTCCGGATCGGCAGCGGGCTCGTCGCTCACTGCCGTACAAACGCCGGGGGCGCTCTATCAGGCTTCCGATCCGGTCACTGTCCCGCCCCGCCGCCGCTCAAGTCGTCGCGGTCGCTCTCGGCGTCGTCGCTGAGGTCCGGGGTGGCGGCAGCGGGCGCGTCGGGGCCGACGCCCTTCGGCGTCCCGGATCCGGCGTCGACGCGGGCGACCCCGGAGGTGTCGTCGAAGACGAGGTGCCGGTGCGGGTACGCCATCGTGACGTTCGCGTCCGGGTCCCCGAGCCGCTGGCGGATCTTCGTGTTCACGTCTGACTGGACCTTCGCCAGCTTGTACGGCTTCTTCACCCAGTAGCGGAGCCGCAGGAGGATCCCGTTGTCGCCGAACTCGTGGAGCCGGCAGTCGGGGCCCGCCATGTACCGCGCCACGCCGATGCGGATGTCGGGCCCGCCGTCGATGACGGCGTCGCAGTCGCGCGCCGCGCGCTCGATGCGGCGGCGCGCCTCCGGGACGTCGCTCTCGTAGGTGACGAGGACGTCGATCGACCGCCGGGTGCGCTCGTCCTCCGCCGAGAGGTTCGTGACGTCGCGCTCGCGCATCGTTCCGTTCGGCACCACGAGGAAGGTGTTATCGAGGGTGAATATCTTCGTGTACCGGATCGTGATGTCCTCGACGAACCCCGTCGTCCCGTCCTCCAACTCGATCATGTCGCCGAT is a window encoding:
- a CDS encoding DUF418 domain-containing protein; translation: MTRDPGPTPPSERITSLDALRGFALLGILVINVRVFSMPEQTLLNPNVYGDFTGLNYWTWFLGHVFAQSKFITIFSALFGAGVLMFIESKEEKGQDAVRLHLRRTAVLIAVGLLHAYLLWYGDILVAYGFTGIFLLFVRDLDARRLAGLAGIFLLFIPAIELFAAVSIGGEALAGQWLPSEAAIRQELAAYRGGWLDQMSHRVDSSFQRQTSGFIGSSFWRVGGVMLLGMALYKRGVLTGERSTAFYRRLVAGGAVGVGIVVAGVAYIEANDWSAGAALYWRQFNYVGSLLVAGGYVGLVTLFVRWRGEGVVTRALAAVGRTAFTNYLLQTVIATTIFYGHGFGLFGYVSRVEAMGIVVGIWAVQIVLSVVWLRYFRFGPVEWVWRTLTYGEAQPMRLGN
- a CDS encoding DUF7385 family protein, coding for MTGFDVHDHRHELKQLRDSGATSLWENREGMACPVCDDVFSRLFVTRQAGTTFPENDGARFCLLRDGDAVYLFRH
- a CDS encoding transcriptional regulator produces the protein MTTLHITVGDREQLRENALQFVQDVEDDDQDGKATLQFGTYDDFVDSLTPLRLNLIRAIAEETPESMREAARLVERDVSDVHSDLKQLEVLGILTLEEGGPGGAIQPVVPFDRIEVHIDYPLIDDGDADSAPASA
- a CDS encoding MATE family efflux transporter, which encodes MSDEPAADPDGPSDDGSPDGPSDDGSPDGPSGNPPDGPVAGPSGGPGDDDGPLDDESITEGSLLRPLFRLAWPIVVIQLLQVTYNIVDTLYLGRLSAEAVGAISLAFPLIFLLIAVAGGFTTAGAILVAQYTGADGEGSAGLVAGQTIFTVSVLSVFIGIGGYFYTRPALEILPSDADTAATVIPLAADYMEVIFAGIPLMFGFFVFSALMRGYGDTRTPMAVMFISVLLNVLLDPFFIFGFEGNPLFGWLAAVPGVAALDPVALEATLLSATGITGIGIQGAALATILSRGVATAIGLWILFGTGYGPDVTFGHLVPDLDFIRDIFRLGLPSSVEQTTSALAMITLTAMIVTFSPPVVAAYGLGNRLISLVFLPAMGLGRAIDTMVGQNLGADRADRAAKAVKFAATTGAGVMFLVAVVAVAFTEPIVGAFLGDVPDAPATISYAVEYVRIRSVEFAFIGVSQVILGAFRGAGNTKTAMVISILTLWVGRVASVAYLVFVAGWGETGVWVGMALGNVLGAVVGVAWFSRGTWTERYIDDPDPGVDPVGDD
- a CDS encoding mechanosensitive ion channel family protein; the encoded protein is MVFPEGTPIAGAVSRLAGLGSRLADLPGASVLTVLASVAVGVVVANFLVRLIGRPVARRVSRQSVAQTIVRGVRVGTIGAALLVGLGAAGFQFSDLLLGTAVFSAVIGIVLAPLVGNFINGVFVLADQPFEIGDMIELEDGTTGFVEDITIRYTKIFTLDNTFLVVPNGTMRERDVTNLSAEDERTRRSIDVLVTYESDVPEARRRIERAARDCDAVIDGGPDIRIGVARYMAGPDCRLHEFGDNGILLRLRYWVKKPYKLAKVQSDVNTKIRQRLGDPDANVTMAYPHRHLVFDDTSGVARVDAGSGTPKGVGPDAPAAATPDLSDDAESDRDDLSGGGAGQ